One window of the Eucalyptus grandis isolate ANBG69807.140 chromosome 8, ASM1654582v1, whole genome shotgun sequence genome contains the following:
- the LOC104417218 gene encoding histidine-rich glycoprotein, with translation MSRLTYFLVLLGVVVLVAAATTDARLSSYWGDERESPEEKGPSHRDHGHGDDHDHPPHRHALEDDRHERPGEHESDKRKPPEEKGPSDHDHDHGHDHDGDHSHPPPRHALEDDRREHPGEHGDDEQKPPKQKGPSDHDHDHDHGHEGDHDHPPHRHALEDDLREHLGEQGGDERKPPEEKGPSGHDHDGDHDHPIHRHLLEDDHHDCLGKHRGDERKPPEEKGPSGRGHDCDHDHPIHRHLLEDDHHDRPGEHRGDERKPPEEKGPSDRGYDGDHDHPIHRHLLEDDHHDRPGEHRGDERKPPEEKGPSGHGHDGDHDHPIHRHLLEDDHHDHPGEHKGDERKPPEEKGPSGRGHDGDHDGDHDHPIHRHLLEDDHHDCLGEHRGNERKPPEEKGPSGRGHDCDHDHPIHRHLLEDDHHDRPGEHRGDERKPPEEKGPSGRGHDGDHDHPPHRHALEDRRNKSPGEGKAPQDKRPPHHKGKPPHTVEKLIAGRPRKGRPPLN, from the coding sequence ATGTCTCGCCTCACATACTTCCTAGTCCTCCTTGGAGTGGTGGTTCTTGttgctgccgccaccaccgaTGCCCGTCTCTCCTCATACTGGGGCGATGAGCGAGAGTCGCCAGAGGAGAAAGGGCCATCACATCGCGACCACGGCCACGGTGATGATCATGACCATCCTCCTCATCGTCATGCCCTAGAGGATGATCGTCATGAACGTCCTGGCGAACACGAGAGCGATAAGCGAAAGCCTCCAGAGGAGAAAGGACCATCTGATCATGATCACGACCATGGCCATGACCATGACGGCGACCACAGCCACCCTCCTCCTCGTCATGCCCTAGAGGATGATCGTCGTGAACATCCTGGTGAACATGGGGACGATGAGCAAAAGCCTCCGAAGCAGAAAGGACCATCCGATCACGATCACGACCACGACCATGGCCATGAAGGTGACCACGACCACCCTCCTCATCGTCATGCCCTAGAGGATGATCTTCGTGAACATCTTGGCGAACAGGGGGGCGATGAGCGAAAGCCTCCGGAGGAGAAAGGACCATCTGGTCACGACCACGATGGCGACCACGACCACCCTATTCATCGACATCTTCTAGAGGATGATCATCATGATTGTCTTGGCAAACACAGGGGTGATGAGCGAAAGCCTCCAGAGGAGAAAGGACCATCTGGTCGCGGCCACGATTGCGACCACGACCACCCTATTCATCGACATCTTCTAGAGGATGATCATCATGACCGTCCTGGCGAACACAGGGGTGATGAGCGAAAGCCTCCGGAGGAGAAAGGACCATCTGATCGCGGCTACGATGGCGACCACGACCACCCTATTCATCGACATCTTCTAGAGGATGATCATCATGATCGTCCTGGCGAACACAGGGGTGATGAGCGAAAGCCTCCGGAGGAGAAAGGACCATCTGGTCACGGCCATGATGGCGACCACGACCACCCTATTCACCGACATCTTCTAGAGGATGATCATCATGATCATCCTGGCGAACACAAAGGCGATGAGCGAAAGCCTCCCGAGGAGAAAGGACCATCTGGTCGCGGCCACGATGGCGACCACGATGGCGACCACGACCACCCTATTCATCGACATCTTCTAGAGGATGATCATCATGATTGTCTTGGCGAACACAGAGGCAATGAGCGAAAGCCTCCGGAGGAGAAAGGACCATCTGGTCGCGGCCACGATTGCGACCACGACCACCCTATTCATCGACATCTTCTAGAGGATGATCATCATGATCGTCCTGGCGAACACAGGGGTGATGAGCGAAAGCCTCCGGAGGAGAAAGGACCATCTGGTCGTGGCCACGATGGCGACCACGACCACCCTCCTCATCGTCATGCCCTAGAGGATCGCCGCAATAAGAGTCCTGGCGAAGGGAAAGCACCGCAGGACAAAAGACCACCACACCACAAGGGAAAGCCACCACACACGGTGGAGAAGCTCATTGCTGGTCGACCTCGCAAAGGCCGTCCTCCTCTTAATTGA
- the LOC104414517 gene encoding PITH domain-containing protein 1, giving the protein MACMHDHSCEDHDCSSNWSLYKHIDLSKVSALNEAVPGSVKSVFKAWEHRLNSSEGYLESNDGDPELLVFIPFTSDVKIKSISIVGGADGSSPSKMRAFINREGIDFSDAQSMQAVQEWDLAENTQGMLEYQTRYSKFQSVGNITLHFPDNFGGDTSQIHYIGFKGEATQLKRDVVATIVYELMPNPSDHKTKAEGGGGFSHVE; this is encoded by the exons ATGGCGTGTATGCACGACCACAGCTGCGAAGACCACGACTGTTCCTCCAATTGGTCCCTCTACAAGCACATCGACCTCTCCAAG GTATCGGCACTAAATGAGGCTGTTCCAGGAAGCGTGAAGTCAGTGTTTAAAGCTTGGGAGCATCGCTTGAATTCTTCTGAG GGCTACTTGGAAAGCAATGATGGTGATCCTGAGTTACTTGTTTTCATTCC ATTTACTTCGGATGTCAAGATCAAGAGTATTTCAATTGTGGGTGGTGCAGATGGATCAAGTCCATCAAAGATGAGGGC GTTTATCAATAGAGAGGGCATTGACTTTTCAGATGCCCAGAGTATGCAAGCTGTCCAG GAATGGGATTTGGCTGAAAACACGCAAGGAATGCTGGAATATCAGACTCG GtactcaaaatttcaaagtgtGGGCAACATTACGTTGCATTTTCCTGACAACTTTGGGGGTGACACGAGCCAGATACATTACATCGGCTTTAAAGGCGAAGCTACTCAG TTGAAGAGGGATGTTGTTGCTACCATCGTATATGAATTGATGCCGAATCCTTCTGATCATAA GACGAAGGCTGAAGGTGGTGGCGGTTTTTCACATGTGGAATGA
- the LOC104414515 gene encoding basic salivary proline-rich protein 4, whose protein sequence is MKQTMSSKYLLVLLLGAALFAATVFCDLTPTKGHKPPHKHPPVGGRRLLENVQVDDSQKPFPKPKPPHHPPEHILVEEAEQEDSHKKPFPGKKPPHHPGHMLAEEVEEDTKPPKKGKGGKPPHEGHILAEEVEEDAKPQKKGKGGKPPHEGHILAEEAEEDAKPPKKGKGGKPPHEGHILAEEVEEDAKPPKKGKGGKPPHKGHILAEEVEEDAKPPKKGKGGKPPHEGHILVEEVEEDAKPPKKGKGGKPPHEGHILAEEVEEDAKPPKKKGGKPPHEGHILAEEVEEDAKLPKKGKGGKPPHEGHILAEEVEEDAKPPKKGKGDKPPHEGHILAEEVEEDTKPPKKGKGGKPPHEGHILVEKVEEDVKPPKKGKGGKPPHEGHILAEEVEEDVKPPKKGKGGKPPHEGHILAEEVEEDTKPPKKGKGGKPPHEGHILVEEVEGPENEPPKKGEEPKKGKGEKPPHKPPTES, encoded by the exons ATGAAGCAAACCATGTCTTCTAAGTACTTGCTAGTGTTGCTCCTAGGAGCCGCGCTTTTTGCCGCCACCGTCTTCTGCGACCTCACGCCAACGAAAGGGCACAAACCTCCCCACAAGCACCCCCCTGTCGGGGGTCGCCGCCTCCTCGAGAACGTCCAAGTTGACGACTCACAAAAGCCCTTCCCCAAACCCAAGCCCCCGCACCACCCTCCTGAGCACATCCTCGTTGAAGAGGCCGAACAGGAGGACTCCCACAAGAAGCCGTTCCCCGGCAAGAAACCGCCCCACCACCCTGGCCACATGCTCGCCGAGGAAGTGGAAGAGGACACGAAGCCGCCGAAGAAGGGGAAGGGAGGCAAGCCACCACACGAGGGGCACATTCTCGCAGAGGAGGTGGAAGAGGACGCGAAGCCGCAGAAGAAAGGGAAGGGAG GCAAGCCACCGCATGAGGGGCACATTCTCGCAGAGGAGGCGGAAGAGGACGCGAAGCCGCCGAAGAAAGGGAAGGGAGGCAAGCCACCGCACGAGGGACACATTCTGGCAGAGGAGGTGGAAGAGGACGCGAAGCCGCCCAAGAAAGGGAAGGGGGGCAAACCACCACACAAGGGGCACATTCTAGCAGAGGAGGTGGAAGAGGACGCGAAGCCACCCAAGAAAGGGAAGGGAGGCAAGCCACCGCATGAGGGGCACATTCTCGTAGAGGAGGTGGAAG AGGACGCAAAGCCGCCGAAGAAGGGGAAGGGAGGCAAGCCACCGCACGAGGGGCACATTCTCGCAGAGGAGGTGGAAGAGGACGCGAAGCcgccaaagaaaaaggggggCAAGCCACCGCACGAGGGGCACATTCTCGCAGAGGAGGTGGAAGAGGACGCAAAGCTGCCGAAGAAGGGGAAGGGAGGCAAGCCACCGCACGAGGGGCATATTCTCGCAGAGGAGGTGGAAGAGGACGCGAAGCCGCCGAAGAAAGGGAAGGGAGACAAGCCACCGCACGAGGGGCACATTCTCGCAGAAGAGGTGGAAGAGGACACTAAGCCGCCAAAGAAGGGGAAGGGAGGCAAGCCACCGCACGAGGGGCACATTCTCGTAGAGAAGGTGGAAGAGGATGTGAAGCCGCCGAAGAAAGGGAAGGGAGGCAAACCACCGCATGAGGGGCACATTCTCGCAGAGGAGGTGGAAGAGGACGTGAAGCCGCCGAAGAAAGGGAAGGGAGGCAAGCCACCGCATGAGGGGCACATTCTCGCAGAAGAGGTGGAAGAGGACACTAAGCCGCCAAAGAAGGGGAAGGGAGGCAAGCCACCGCACGAGGGGCACATTCTCGTAGAGGAGGTGGAAGGCCCTGAGAACGAGCCACCGAAGAAAGGGGAGGAGCCAAAGAAGGGGAAGGGAGAGAAGCCGCCGCACAAGCCTCCGACCGAGAGCTGA